The following coding sequences lie in one Treponema socranskii subsp. buccale genomic window:
- the gltX gene encoding glutamate--tRNA ligase, with amino-acid sequence MENEVRVRYAPSPTGMQHIGGVRTALFNYLFARSQGGKFVLRLEDTDRTRYDEKFVKNLYDTMAWLGIDWDEGGDKGGPYGPYVQSERFDLYKKYAEELVAKGEAYYCFCDEERLARIRKIQTENKMAPGYDRHCRMLTSEEVRENIAAGKPHVIRLKVPLEGETEFHDYLLGKITWKNEDISPDPVLLKSDGFPTYHLANIVDDHFMHISHVMRAQEWIPSTPLHVQMYRAFGWKHPEFCHLPMVNGKDGQKLSKRHGATSVDEFRARGYLPEAIINYVAMLGCSYEDGRDLYSLDELCRLFKIEHLNKSPAVFDYKKLEWYNGQYIRMLSDEALYRMTLPFITGTGDAALPIHSDGEFPPPRVGPEYSGIALGSDGEPVCVDASMQMTSADVKAALMRLMPLIKERLHYLTDAAEMVRFLFTEPAVPPVEEIVPKKLDAAKTKEILLRAKNFVDAAFGMSHEEAENLARTEAEVLGVKLGDFMMPVRMAVTGSRISPPLIGSILILGKERCLSRIEKALEKF; translated from the coding sequence ATGGAAAACGAAGTACGTGTTCGCTACGCTCCATCTCCGACGGGGATGCAGCATATCGGCGGTGTTCGCACCGCGCTGTTCAATTATCTTTTTGCGCGTTCGCAGGGCGGCAAATTTGTTTTGCGCCTCGAAGATACCGACCGTACGCGCTACGACGAAAAATTTGTTAAGAATTTGTACGATACGATGGCATGGCTCGGCATCGACTGGGACGAGGGCGGCGATAAAGGCGGCCCTTACGGCCCTTATGTGCAGAGCGAACGTTTCGATCTCTATAAAAAATATGCGGAAGAACTCGTTGCAAAGGGCGAAGCCTATTACTGTTTTTGCGACGAAGAGCGCCTCGCGCGCATCCGAAAAATCCAAACGGAAAATAAAATGGCGCCGGGTTACGACCGCCATTGCCGTATGCTGACCTCTGAAGAAGTGCGGGAAAATATCGCTGCGGGAAAACCGCACGTCATCCGCCTCAAAGTGCCCCTCGAAGGCGAAACGGAATTTCACGATTATCTGCTCGGAAAGATCACGTGGAAAAACGAAGATATCAGCCCGGATCCCGTTTTGCTCAAAAGCGACGGTTTTCCGACCTACCACTTGGCGAATATCGTCGACGATCACTTTATGCATATTTCTCACGTAATGCGCGCGCAGGAGTGGATACCGTCGACGCCGCTGCACGTACAGATGTACCGCGCTTTCGGCTGGAAGCACCCCGAATTCTGTCACTTGCCCATGGTCAACGGTAAAGACGGTCAAAAGCTTTCGAAGCGGCACGGTGCGACGAGTGTCGATGAATTCCGCGCGCGCGGTTATCTTCCCGAAGCGATTATCAATTACGTTGCGATGCTCGGCTGTTCGTACGAAGACGGCAGGGATCTGTATTCGCTCGACGAGCTGTGCCGCTTATTTAAAATCGAACATTTAAATAAATCGCCTGCGGTATTCGATTATAAAAAACTCGAATGGTATAACGGTCAGTATATCCGCATGCTTTCGGACGAAGCGCTTTACCGTATGACGCTGCCGTTTATCACGGGAACGGGCGATGCCGCGCTTCCGATTCATTCCGACGGTGAGTTTCCGCCTCCGCGCGTGGGGCCGGAATATTCGGGTATCGCGCTCGGAAGCGACGGCGAACCGGTTTGCGTTGACGCTTCCATGCAGATGACAAGCGCCGACGTAAAAGCCGCCCTTATGCGCCTCATGCCGCTTATTAAAGAGCGGCTCCACTATCTGACCGACGCCGCGGAGATGGTGCGCTTTTTGTTTACCGAACCGGCCGTGCCTCCCGTCGAAGAGATCGTTCCGAAAAAACTCGACGCGGCGAAAACGAAAGAGATACTCCTTCGCGCAAAAAATTTCGTCGATGCGGCTTTCGGTATGAGCCATGAAGAAGCGGAAAATCTTGCGAGGACGGAAGCAGAAGTGCTCGGCGTAAAGCTCGGAGATTTTATGATGCCCGTGCGCATGGCGGTAACCGGCAGCAGAATAAGTCCTCCGCTTATCGGCTCGATTCTCATCCTCGGAAAAGAGCGGTGTCTTTCGCGGATCGAAAAGGCGCTGGAGAAGTTTTAA